GCATTGGATGACGCTAACGTTTATCGATATGCCCAATTTTTAAAAGAACTTTCAAAAGATACACAGTTTATTGTGGTAACTCATAGAAAAGGAACCATGGAAAGTGCAGATGCTTTATATGGAGTGACCATGCAGGAAAGTGGAATTTCAAGCTTGGTTTCCGTAAAACTATCGGACAATAAAAATGATGAAATAGCGAGCTAGGAGGAATATTATGTTCAAGAAATTTTTTGACAAACTTACAGGAAAAAATAAGGAAGAAAGCGTAGAGAAAAATCATGAAGAAAAAGTGGATGAAGCCGTAGATGGCCACGAACACAGTTCTCTCGAAGAAGTCGATTTTATAGAAATGGACCCTGAGGATATAGAAATGGATTCACAAGAGATGGAAAAGTATTTTGAAGATCTAGAAGTAGATTCTGTAGAAGATTCAACGGAAGCAGAAGAAGTCGAGGAAGAAATAGTAGAAGAAATAGTAGAAGAGAAAATAGAAGAAGACATAATAGAGACGGTGGAGGAAGTAATAGAAGAGATCGAACCAATTAAAGTCGCCGAGACCGTAGAAGAGGAAGTTGTTGAAGCAAAACCTAAATTTAACCTATTTAGCAGACTGAAAGAAGGTTTACTAAAAACCAAAAGTGGCATTACGGATAGAGTGGATCATTTATTAAAATCCTATAAAAAAATTGATGAAGATTTATTTGAAGAATTGGAAGAGATTTTAATAACATCCGATATGGGGGTACAAACCACCATGGAAATCGTTGAAGATTTAAAAGAACGTGTTAGAAAAGAAAAAATATCGGATCCTCTTGAAGTAAAACAACTCCTTATGGATAAGATCACAGAAATATTAGAAGAACTTCCTGATTCAAAAATAAACATTGAGCCGTCACCAGCGATCATTTTAGTTGTCGGCGTAAATGGTGTAGGAAAGACTACGTCCATAGGTAAAATGGCATATCGCTTTAAAAGTGAGGGAAAGAAAGTTTTACTGGCAGCAGGGGATACATTTAGGGCAGCGGCCATTGATCAATTAAAAATTTGGGGAGATCGTGTAGGTGTTGATGTCATCAGGCACCAAGAGGAATCTGATCCAGCAGCTGTAATATATGATGCAATACAAGCAGCAAAGGCTCGTAATACCGATGTCCTTATTTGTGATACAGCAGGTAGACTTCATAATAAGAAGAATCTAATGAATGAGTTAGGTAAAATATTTAAGGTTGTGGATAGGGAATATGAAAATGCATCTAAAGAAGTACTCTTAGTTTTAGATGCTACGACGGGTCAAAATGCGGTACAGCAAGCGAAAACCTTCAAGGAAGTTGCTAATATCAGCGGACTTATCTTAACGAAGCTAGATGGAACAGCGAAAGGTGGCGTTATTGTAGGAATCAGCAGAGAGTTAAACGTTCCTGTGAAGCTAATCGGTGTTGGAGAAAAAATGGAGGATTTACAGGAATTTAATCCACAAAGTTTCGTAAAGGCAATCTTTGGGGAAGCGTAATAAAATACTTGACATCCCATTATTTTTAGTATAAAATTACACCTGTAAAGTGAATCTACTTTACAGAGAAAAAATAGGAAGTGCTGATATGTTACAAAAAACAATTGAAATATCGGTTTTATACGACTATTACAATCAATTATTAACAGAAAAGCAGAGTGATATCATCGATTTGTACTATAATCAGGATTTATCGCTTGGGGAAATTGCTGAGGAATTTAATATATCGAGACAAGCTGTTTACGATATGTTAAAGAGAACAGAAAAGTTATTATATCAGTACGAAGAAAAATTGGGTTTTATAGAATTGCTGAAAACAAAAAATCAAAAGATTTCAAGAATATTAGATAGAGTCATTGAATTAGAAAATAAGCTAAATCTCGATTCTCATGAAGAACTACAACAGAAGATCAGTGAAATCAAAGGAGAATTGGATCATTTTCTAAATACTTAATTCTGCCTAGGGAGGTGTAGGGATGGTTTTTGAAGGTTTAGCAGAAAAGCTTCAGGATACTTTTAAAAAGCTAAAGAACAAAGGAAAGTTAACTGAAAAAGATGTAGCAGAAGCCATGAGAGAAGTAAGACTTGCACTTTTAGAGGCTGATGTTAACTTTAAAGTTGTTAAAGACTTTATAAATAAAGTTAAAGAAAGAGCTGTTGGCATTGAAGTTTTAGAAAGCTTGACTCCGGGCCAGCAAGTTATAAAAATAGTAAATGAAGAATTGACGGAATTAATGGGAACATCCCAAAGTAAAATAAATTTTTCTTCTAAGCCACCGACGATCATTATGCTGGTTGGTTTACAAGGAGCAGGTAAAACCACCACTACAGGTAAACTAGCGGGGATGCTGAAGAAACAAGGAAAAAGACCGCTTTTAATCGCTTGTGATATCTATCGACCAGCAGCTATTAAACAGTTACAAGTCGTTGGAGAAAAGGTTGGTGTTCCTGTATTTACCATGGGGGATAAACAGAGCCCAGTGGATATTTCTAAAGCAGGGATAGATCATGGGATGAGCCACGGTAATGATGTCATATTAATTGATACAGCCGGTCGACTTCACGTTGATGAAGAACTGATGGATGAGTTGAAAGATATCAAAAACGATGTGAAGCCTCATGAAATTCTTCTGGTAGTAGACTCCATGACGGGGCAAGATGCTGTGAACGTAGCCGAGCACTTCAATGAAAAGCTGGGTATAGACGGTGTTATTCTGACGAAACTAGACGGTGATACACGAGGTGGAGCGGCACTATCTGTTCGAGCTGTTACGAATAAGCCAATTAAATTCACTGGTCTCGGCGAAAAACTAGATGATTTGGAGCCATTTTATCCAGATCGAATGGCGTCTAGAATATTAGGTATGGGTGATATGCTTAGCCTCATAGAAAAAGCCCAAGCAAATTTCGATGCTAAAAAAGCAAAAGAACTTGAAAATAAAATAAAAACGCAACAATTCACTTTTGATGACTTCTTAGATCAATTAGAGCAGGTTCAGAAAATGGGTTCTCTCAGTCAAATATTAGAGATGATTCCTGGTATGGGCGGAAAGCAATTAAAAGGAATGGATGTAGATGAGAAGGAACTCGTTTATGTTAAGGCCATTATCCAATCTATGACAAAGAATGAAAGACATGATCCGAGCATCATTAATGGAAGTCGAAGAAAAAGAATTGCCTCAGGAAGTGGGACATCTGTACAACAGGTCAATAAATTATTGAAACAATTTGAGCAGACGAGAAAAATGATGAAGCAATTTGCAGATATGGCAAAGCCGGGAAAAAAAGGTGGAAAATTTAAGATGCCTTTCCTTGGCAGGTAATAAATAATGGTATTTATTTTTAAAGGAGGTGAAAAAATGGCAGTTAAAATTAGACTTAAGAGAATGGGTGCACACAAAAAACCTTTTTACAGAATAGTTGTTGCTGATGCTAGATCTCCAAGAGATGGAAGATTCATCGAGGAGATTGGTTACTATAATCCAGTTTCTGAACCAAAAGAAATCA
Above is a genomic segment from Alkaliphilus oremlandii OhILAs containing:
- the ftsY gene encoding signal recognition particle-docking protein FtsY, giving the protein MFKKFFDKLTGKNKEESVEKNHEEKVDEAVDGHEHSSLEEVDFIEMDPEDIEMDSQEMEKYFEDLEVDSVEDSTEAEEVEEEIVEEIVEEKIEEDIIETVEEVIEEIEPIKVAETVEEEVVEAKPKFNLFSRLKEGLLKTKSGITDRVDHLLKSYKKIDEDLFEELEEILITSDMGVQTTMEIVEDLKERVRKEKISDPLEVKQLLMDKITEILEELPDSKINIEPSPAIILVVGVNGVGKTTSIGKMAYRFKSEGKKVLLAAGDTFRAAAIDQLKIWGDRVGVDVIRHQEESDPAAVIYDAIQAAKARNTDVLICDTAGRLHNKKNLMNELGKIFKVVDREYENASKEVLLVLDATTGQNAVQQAKTFKEVANISGLILTKLDGTAKGGVIVGISRELNVPVKLIGVGEKMEDLQEFNPQSFVKAIFGEA
- a CDS encoding putative DNA-binding protein encodes the protein MLQKTIEISVLYDYYNQLLTEKQSDIIDLYYNQDLSLGEIAEEFNISRQAVYDMLKRTEKLLYQYEEKLGFIELLKTKNQKISRILDRVIELENKLNLDSHEELQQKISEIKGELDHFLNT
- the ffh gene encoding signal recognition particle protein → MVFEGLAEKLQDTFKKLKNKGKLTEKDVAEAMREVRLALLEADVNFKVVKDFINKVKERAVGIEVLESLTPGQQVIKIVNEELTELMGTSQSKINFSSKPPTIIMLVGLQGAGKTTTTGKLAGMLKKQGKRPLLIACDIYRPAAIKQLQVVGEKVGVPVFTMGDKQSPVDISKAGIDHGMSHGNDVILIDTAGRLHVDEELMDELKDIKNDVKPHEILLVVDSMTGQDAVNVAEHFNEKLGIDGVILTKLDGDTRGGAALSVRAVTNKPIKFTGLGEKLDDLEPFYPDRMASRILGMGDMLSLIEKAQANFDAKKAKELENKIKTQQFTFDDFLDQLEQVQKMGSLSQILEMIPGMGGKQLKGMDVDEKELVYVKAIIQSMTKNERHDPSIINGSRRKRIASGSGTSVQQVNKLLKQFEQTRKMMKQFADMAKPGKKGGKFKMPFLGR
- the rpsP gene encoding 30S ribosomal protein S16, with product MAVKIRLKRMGAHKKPFYRIVVADARSPRDGRFIEEIGYYNPVSEPKEIKINNEKAEKWLKNGAQPTDTVKDLFKKNGIIE